A region from the Spirochaeta thermophila DSM 6192 genome encodes:
- a CDS encoding ABC transporter substrate-binding protein produces MKRLLSIVLVVLTVSTFVFAQGGGEKTIKVGVIMPTSGTLSTYGVDTTNAIKLAAEEINAAGGVNGVPIEVIVEDDEGNPEKTKAAYLKLVTQDNVAAIVGPLTSNCTLAVVDSAQSDQVPLITPTATNDQVTLAGDYIFRACFIDSFQGTVVAKFAYENLGARTAAVLFDVANDYSSGIANNFKDAFTALGGEVVAFESYQTGDKDFNAQLTKIKAQDPDVLFLPDYYNTVALIAKQARAQGMDIPLLGADGWDGITDVAGLEVANSYFSNHYSPESDDKDVQEFVKKYSEKFGKTPSALAALGYDAMKILGEALKKGVRVEEKENEEKVAIIDPKAIRDALAQVEGKFVTGYIRFDENRNPVKSAVVNAITQEGGSLVVKYAATVNP; encoded by the coding sequence ATGAAGAGACTGCTCTCCATTGTGCTGGTAGTGTTGACGGTCTCCACGTTCGTGTTCGCGCAGGGTGGCGGAGAAAAGACGATCAAGGTCGGCGTCATCATGCCCACGAGCGGCACCCTCTCCACCTACGGCGTGGATACCACCAACGCCATCAAGCTCGCGGCGGAGGAGATCAATGCCGCAGGCGGGGTGAACGGTGTGCCCATCGAGGTCATCGTGGAGGACGACGAGGGTAATCCCGAGAAGACCAAGGCGGCCTACCTCAAGCTCGTCACCCAGGACAACGTGGCTGCCATCGTGGGACCCCTCACCTCGAACTGCACGCTCGCAGTGGTCGACTCCGCGCAGTCCGATCAGGTGCCCCTCATCACCCCCACCGCCACCAACGACCAGGTGACGCTCGCAGGCGATTACATCTTCCGGGCCTGCTTCATCGACTCGTTCCAGGGGACCGTGGTGGCGAAGTTCGCCTATGAGAACCTCGGCGCCCGTACGGCAGCCGTGCTCTTCGACGTGGCGAACGACTATTCCTCCGGTATCGCCAACAACTTCAAAGATGCCTTCACCGCCCTCGGCGGCGAGGTGGTGGCCTTCGAGTCCTATCAGACCGGTGACAAGGACTTCAATGCCCAGCTCACCAAGATAAAGGCACAGGATCCCGACGTCCTCTTCCTGCCCGACTACTACAACACCGTGGCCCTCATCGCAAAGCAGGCTCGGGCCCAGGGGATGGATATCCCGCTCCTGGGTGCCGACGGCTGGGACGGGATCACCGACGTGGCCGGTCTCGAGGTGGCCAACTCCTACTTCTCCAACCACTACTCGCCCGAGTCCGACGACAAGGACGTACAGGAATTCGTGAAGAAGTACTCCGAGAAGTTCGGCAAGACCCCGAGCGCCCTCGCGGCCCTGGGCTACGATGCCATGAAGATCCTGGGCGAGGCCCTCAAGAAGGGAGTACGGGTTGAGGAGAAGGAGAACGAAGAAAAGGTAGCAATTATTGATCCGAAGGCGATCCGCGACGCCCTCGCCCAGGTCGAAGGCAAGTTCGTCACCGGGTACATCAGGTTCGACGAGAACCGCAATCCGGTGAAGTCCGCGGTGGTGAACGCCATCACGCAAGAGGGCGGAAGCCTCGTGGTGAAGTACGCCGCCACGGTCAACCCGTGA
- a CDS encoding ABC transporter permease, whose amino-acid sequence MDMTLLHSLLQRTLVAGTPLLLGILGEVLTERAGILNLGIEGLMSVGAVVAFMVGFSTGSALLAVLAAMAAAALLAGVHAFFSVSLRGNQVVSGLALAMVGTGIASVWGKSYIGMRQPVRVAPLDVPFLSEIPVVGVLFSQSAFFYLGLVLAVLLWFFFYHTRGGVILRSVGEHPRAAESEGVPVQRVRILATVTGGAFSGLAGAQLVLSYTASWTEGVVGGRGWIVVALTIFSLWHPLRAVWGAFLFGGIFVLQYVLQPWGFSPNLLAMLPYLATLLILTTEGLRRERRRGREPAMLGEPYAPGER is encoded by the coding sequence ATGGACATGACCCTGCTTCATTCGCTCCTCCAGAGGACCCTCGTCGCCGGGACCCCCCTCCTTCTCGGCATCCTGGGCGAAGTGCTCACCGAACGGGCCGGTATCCTCAACCTGGGTATCGAGGGACTCATGTCGGTGGGAGCGGTGGTGGCCTTCATGGTGGGGTTCTCCACGGGAAGCGCCCTCCTCGCGGTGCTCGCGGCCATGGCGGCCGCAGCCCTGCTCGCCGGAGTGCACGCCTTCTTCTCGGTGAGCCTCCGAGGCAATCAAGTGGTGTCCGGTCTCGCCCTCGCCATGGTGGGTACCGGTATCGCGAGCGTGTGGGGCAAGTCCTACATCGGCATGCGTCAGCCGGTACGGGTCGCTCCCCTCGATGTGCCCTTCCTCTCTGAGATCCCCGTCGTCGGGGTGCTCTTTTCTCAGAGCGCCTTCTTCTACCTGGGGCTCGTGCTCGCAGTGCTCCTCTGGTTCTTCTTCTATCATACCCGAGGCGGGGTGATCCTACGATCGGTGGGTGAGCATCCGCGGGCAGCCGAGAGCGAAGGAGTGCCGGTACAACGGGTGAGAATCCTCGCCACGGTGACAGGGGGGGCGTTTTCGGGGCTCGCGGGGGCCCAGCTCGTGCTCTCGTACACGGCCTCGTGGACCGAGGGCGTGGTGGGAGGTCGTGGGTGGATCGTGGTGGCGCTCACCATCTTCTCGCTGTGGCATCCCCTGCGGGCGGTCTGGGGAGCCTTCCTCTTCGGCGGGATCTTCGTGCTGCAGTACGTGCTCCAGCCGTGGGGGTTCTCCCCCAACCTCCTTGCGATGCTCCCCTATCTCGCCACCCTCCTCATCCTCACGACCGAAGGGCTGCGGAGGGAGCGGCGGAGAGGACGTGAACCCGCCATGCTGGGAGAGCCCTACGCTCCAGGGGAGCGCTGA
- a CDS encoding CBS and ACT domain-containing protein produces MKVAQVMTHNPVTVTPATTLSDAQELMRREKIHRLPVIDEKGRVVGIVSEKDLLYASPSPATTLNVYEMAQLLSKVRIKEVMRTPVITVTEDTYIEDAARIMVDNNIGGLPVVRGEKLVGIITESDIFKRFVELFGTRKKGVRLTLLIPERRGEIADIASAIARAGGNIVSLGTFLGEDPTSALFIVKVEGLSKEEACSIVEPLVEKVVDAAMV; encoded by the coding sequence ATGAAAGTAGCCCAGGTGATGACACACAACCCCGTGACCGTGACTCCTGCGACGACGCTCTCCGATGCACAGGAGCTGATGCGGAGGGAGAAGATCCATCGCCTTCCCGTGATAGACGAGAAGGGGAGAGTGGTGGGGATCGTCTCGGAGAAGGACCTGCTCTACGCCTCACCGTCTCCCGCCACCACGCTCAACGTCTACGAAATGGCGCAGCTCCTCTCGAAGGTGAGGATCAAGGAGGTGATGCGCACGCCGGTGATCACGGTGACGGAGGACACCTACATCGAGGATGCGGCCCGGATCATGGTGGACAACAACATCGGAGGGCTCCCCGTGGTTCGGGGGGAGAAGCTCGTGGGGATCATCACCGAGAGCGACATCTTCAAGCGGTTCGTGGAACTCTTCGGTACCAGGAAGAAAGGGGTGCGGCTCACCCTTCTCATCCCCGAGAGGCGGGGCGAGATCGCGGACATCGCCTCCGCCATCGCCCGGGCCGGGGGGAACATCGTCTCCCTGGGGACCTTCCTCGGTGAGGATCCGACCAGCGCCCTCTTCATCGTCAAGGTGGAGGGTCTTTCCAAGGAGGAAGCCTGCTCCATCGTGGAACCGCTCGTGGAGAAGGTGGTGGATGCGGCGATGGTGTAG
- a CDS encoding phosphoribosyltransferase: MESSAYYFTYEDIHRTVERLARRIQESRFDPDVIVAIGTGGFIPARILRTYIEKPILTVGIAYYDVNNRPMEVPQKIQWIDEVEKKLKGRRILLVDEVDDTRSTLAYCLSELLRNEPAAISVMVLHNKRKPKKAEFPPGISQVFVGEDLEDYWVYYPWDALDIEEHYRKARAQRSPGA; this comes from the coding sequence ATGGAGAGTTCGGCCTACTACTTCACCTATGAGGACATCCATCGGACCGTGGAACGCCTCGCCCGGCGTATACAGGAGTCCCGGTTCGATCCCGATGTCATCGTCGCCATAGGAACGGGAGGGTTCATACCCGCCCGCATCCTCCGCACATACATCGAGAAACCCATTCTCACCGTGGGTATCGCCTACTACGACGTGAACAACAGACCCATGGAGGTGCCTCAGAAGATCCAGTGGATCGACGAGGTGGAGAAAAAGCTCAAGGGCAGACGCATCCTCCTCGTGGACGAGGTGGACGACACACGCTCCACCCTCGCCTACTGCCTCTCGGAGCTCCTCCGCAACGAGCCCGCGGCCATCTCCGTGATGGTGCTCCACAACAAACGGAAGCCCAAGAAGGCGGAGTTTCCCCCCGGTATATCACAGGTGTTCGTGGGAGAGGATCTCGAGGACTACTGGGTCTATTACCCCTGGGACGCCCTCGACATAGAGGAACACTACAGGAAGGCGAGGGCTCAGCGCTCCCCTGGAGCGTAG
- a CDS encoding branched-chain amino acid ABC transporter permease, with the protein MNLLGEVLQQTVNGIALGGIYALIAIGYTMIYGIIKLINFAHGDILMLGTFMAYFVLMVTGPTPLGLVLAFLVAMPGSAILGMIIERFAYKPLRNAPRINALITAIGVSLFLENLARVLPFIGPNPRQFPTPPSVFLSYGGVGISNIQLLIIVVSVVLMLVLSYIVERTKVGKAMRAVSYDKPASALMGIDVNRVISFTFALGSALAAAAGILFASAYPLIEPYMGIMPGLKAFVAAVLGGIGSIPGAMVGGFIMGLAETYTKGFINSQLADAIAFGILILILLVKPSGLFGKETSEKV; encoded by the coding sequence GTGAACCTGCTGGGGGAAGTCCTGCAACAGACCGTCAATGGGATCGCGCTGGGAGGGATCTACGCCCTCATCGCCATCGGCTACACCATGATCTACGGGATCATAAAGCTCATCAACTTCGCCCACGGCGACATCCTCATGCTCGGCACCTTCATGGCCTACTTCGTGCTCATGGTGACCGGCCCCACCCCCCTCGGCCTGGTGCTCGCCTTCCTGGTGGCCATGCCTGGGAGCGCCATCCTCGGCATGATCATCGAGCGCTTCGCCTACAAGCCTCTGAGGAACGCGCCCCGTATCAACGCCCTCATCACCGCGATCGGGGTGAGCCTCTTCCTCGAGAACCTCGCCCGCGTCCTCCCCTTCATCGGGCCCAATCCGAGGCAGTTCCCGACTCCCCCCTCGGTCTTCCTCAGCTACGGGGGAGTGGGTATCAGCAACATCCAGCTCCTCATCATCGTGGTCTCGGTGGTGCTCATGCTCGTGCTCTCCTATATCGTGGAACGCACCAAGGTGGGGAAGGCCATGCGGGCCGTCTCCTACGACAAGCCCGCGAGTGCCCTCATGGGGATCGACGTCAACCGGGTGATCTCCTTCACCTTCGCCCTCGGGTCGGCCCTCGCCGCGGCCGCGGGGATCCTCTTCGCCTCGGCCTACCCCCTCATCGAGCCGTACATGGGCATCATGCCCGGGCTCAAAGCCTTCGTGGCGGCCGTACTGGGTGGTATCGGGAGCATCCCCGGCGCCATGGTGGGAGGGTTCATCATGGGGCTTGCGGAGACCTACACGAAGGGCTTCATCAACTCGCAGCTCGCCGATGCGATCGCCTTCGGCATCCTCATCCTCATCCTGCTCGTGAAGCCCTCGGGACTCTTCGGGAAAGAAACCAGCGAGAAGGTGTAG
- a CDS encoding ABC transporter ATP-binding protein encodes MKSILEVRDLSISFGGLRAVDHFRLTLGEGELVGLIGPNGAGKTTVFNMLTGIYRPTSGRILFRGRRDEEPRDITDLKPHQITSRGIARTFQNIRLLKGRSVLENVLIAYHYRVPYSLLDAVFRTGRYYHGERALVDEAMEFLSIFGIEGKARELAQNLPYGEQRKLEIVRALATHPVLLLLDEPAAGMNPKETRALMDLIRFIRERFSLTILLIEHDMSLVMNVCERIVVLDYGRIIAEGDPESIRRNPEVIKAYLGEEVEIA; translated from the coding sequence ATGAAGTCCATACTCGAGGTACGGGATCTTTCGATTTCATTCGGCGGTCTCAGGGCCGTGGACCACTTCCGCCTCACCCTCGGTGAGGGCGAGCTCGTGGGCCTCATCGGTCCGAACGGCGCGGGCAAGACCACGGTCTTCAATATGCTCACCGGCATCTACCGGCCCACCTCCGGGAGGATCCTCTTCAGGGGGAGGCGGGACGAGGAGCCGAGGGACATCACCGACCTCAAGCCCCATCAGATCACGAGCAGGGGTATCGCCCGTACGTTCCAGAACATCCGGCTCCTCAAAGGGAGGAGTGTGCTCGAGAACGTCCTCATCGCCTACCACTACAGGGTTCCCTACTCGCTCCTCGATGCGGTGTTCCGTACCGGGCGGTACTACCACGGTGAGCGGGCCCTCGTGGATGAGGCCATGGAGTTCCTTTCCATTTTCGGCATCGAAGGGAAGGCCCGTGAACTCGCCCAGAACCTCCCCTACGGCGAACAGCGGAAGCTCGAGATCGTGCGGGCTCTCGCCACGCATCCCGTGCTCCTCCTGCTCGACGAGCCTGCCGCCGGGATGAATCCAAAGGAGACCAGGGCGCTCATGGACCTCATACGGTTCATCAGGGAGCGCTTCTCCCTCACGATCCTGCTCATCGAGCACGACATGAGTCTGGTGATGAACGTGTGCGAGCGCATCGTGGTTCTGGACTACGGCAGGATCATCGCGGAAGGGGATCCCGAGAGCATCCGTCGGAACCCCGAGGTGATAAAGGCGTATCTCGGAGAGGAGGTGGAGATTGCTTAA
- a CDS encoding ABC transporter ATP-binding protein — translation MLKVEELRVNYDAIEALHGISFEVREGEIVTLIGANGAGKSTTLNAICGLVPVSRGRITFMEEDLVGLSPHGIVQRGISQVPEGRRVFANLTVEDNLLMGAYTRKDAKAVRRDMEQVYERFPRLKERYRQLAGTLSGGEQQMLALGRALMSRPRLLLMDEPSMGLAPLLVREIFSIIQDLNREGVTILLVEQNAHMALKIAHRGYVLETGNIILSGTVAELLENEEVKRAYLGG, via the coding sequence TTGCTTAAGGTAGAAGAGCTCCGTGTGAACTACGATGCCATCGAGGCCCTCCACGGCATCTCCTTCGAGGTCCGGGAGGGCGAGATCGTGACCCTCATCGGCGCCAATGGAGCGGGAAAGAGTACCACGCTCAATGCGATCTGCGGCCTCGTGCCGGTCTCCCGGGGGAGGATCACCTTCATGGAAGAAGACCTCGTCGGCCTCTCCCCTCATGGGATCGTGCAGCGGGGTATCTCCCAGGTCCCCGAAGGGAGGCGGGTGTTCGCCAACCTCACGGTGGAGGACAACCTCCTCATGGGGGCTTATACCCGCAAGGATGCGAAGGCCGTTCGGAGGGACATGGAGCAGGTCTACGAGCGGTTCCCCAGGCTCAAGGAGCGGTATCGACAGCTCGCAGGGACGTTGAGCGGGGGGGAACAGCAGATGCTCGCGCTGGGGAGGGCCCTCATGTCGAGGCCGAGGCTCCTCCTGATGGACGAGCCTTCGATGGGTCTCGCCCCCCTCCTGGTGCGGGAGATCTTCTCCATCATCCAGGACCTCAACCGTGAGGGTGTCACCATCCTCCTGGTGGAGCAGAACGCGCACATGGCCCTCAAGATCGCCCATAGAGGCTATGTACTCGAGACGGGGAACATCATCCTCTCGGGTACGGTGGCCGAGCTTCTCGAGAACGAAGAGGTGAAGCGCGCCTACCTGGGCGGCTAG
- a CDS encoding BMP family ABC transporter substrate-binding protein gives MKRGLSLLAVGLAMALILTGCARKEEGAVGEKTLKAGFVYVGPVGDYGWSHAHDQGRKYVEEKFPWLKTVYVESVAPGDAGRIIDRLVNEEQCDVVFTTSFDYMDETVKAAQRYPDTILMHCSGFKRAENLGTYFAELYQIYYLNGLMAGALTASGKVGYVGAYPIPEVVRHINAYALGVKAVNPDAEVHVRWIYSWYDPNKAREAAEALVAEGVDVLAFTEDSPAVIEVAQEYTEKGKPVYAFSHYSPMQRFGEDAVVSGQLVDWGIMYEKILKDIHDGTWKSEDLWWRAGEGAALLGGEFDEPINEKFVPRLKELTVETPDLGKISVYDLVMKRYEQMKTLEFEPFTGPVYDQKGALRIPEGVRATKDELLSMDYHVDNVVTPLPRD, from the coding sequence ATGAAACGAGGTCTCTCGCTTCTTGCAGTGGGTCTCGCGATGGCTCTCATCCTCACGGGATGCGCGAGGAAAGAGGAAGGGGCCGTCGGGGAGAAGACCCTGAAGGCGGGTTTCGTCTACGTGGGACCCGTGGGTGACTACGGGTGGTCCCATGCCCACGACCAGGGGCGGAAGTACGTGGAAGAGAAGTTCCCCTGGCTGAAGACGGTGTACGTGGAGTCCGTGGCCCCCGGCGATGCCGGGAGGATCATCGACCGGCTCGTGAACGAGGAGCAGTGCGATGTGGTCTTCACCACGAGCTTCGATTACATGGACGAGACGGTGAAGGCCGCCCAGCGGTATCCGGATACCATCCTCATGCATTGCTCGGGCTTCAAGCGGGCCGAGAACCTGGGGACTTACTTCGCCGAGCTCTACCAGATCTACTACCTCAACGGCCTCATGGCCGGCGCCCTCACCGCATCGGGCAAGGTGGGATACGTAGGGGCCTATCCCATCCCCGAGGTGGTCCGCCACATCAACGCCTACGCCCTGGGGGTGAAGGCGGTCAATCCCGACGCCGAGGTGCACGTACGCTGGATCTACAGCTGGTACGATCCCAACAAGGCGCGCGAGGCGGCCGAGGCCCTCGTGGCGGAGGGGGTGGATGTCCTCGCCTTCACCGAGGATTCCCCGGCGGTGATCGAGGTGGCCCAGGAGTACACCGAGAAGGGGAAGCCGGTCTATGCCTTCAGCCACTACAGCCCCATGCAGCGCTTCGGAGAGGATGCCGTGGTCTCGGGCCAGCTGGTGGACTGGGGCATCATGTACGAGAAGATCCTGAAGGACATCCACGACGGTACCTGGAAGAGCGAGGACCTCTGGTGGAGGGCCGGGGAGGGGGCTGCGCTCCTCGGTGGGGAGTTCGACGAACCCATCAACGAGAAGTTCGTACCCCGCCTCAAGGAGCTCACGGTGGAGACCCCCGATCTTGGGAAGATCTCTGTCTACGATCTGGTGATGAAGCGGTACGAGCAGATGAAGACCCTGGAGTTCGAACCCTTCACCGGACCCGTCTACGATCAAAAGGGCGCGCTGCGGATCCCGGAGGGAGTCCGCGCCACCAAGGATGAGCTCCTCTCCATGGACTACCACGTGGACAACGTGGTCACTCCGCTTCCCCGGGACTGA
- a CDS encoding ABC transporter permease: MRVQIERRLEAGMAFSAAVIGLALAGGVLVVGFLFLLKGADPLQVIVEVFSGSFGSVYGLKETLAKAIPLVLIGVGLCIPFQAKFWNIGAEGQLLAGAVAATWYALNVAHALPLWVNLPLMMLSGALGGALWSSIPVLLKERFGVNEVIATLMLNYIAFELVTLLVVGPWRGATQQGYPYTDDFPLSARIPLLPGTRIHLFTLVVALVAVGAAWIILYRTRLGYEVRVVGESRDAARYAGIHTGPVLLFAMALSGALAGLAGVGEVAAIHYHLSYPANISAGYGFTGIIVAWLARRNPVLVPLTAFFFAGIAVGGDALQISVGLPASTVQVFNGILLLSLVAAEFFLNYRIVIRSGRI, translated from the coding sequence ATGAGGGTGCAGATCGAACGGAGACTCGAGGCGGGGATGGCCTTCTCCGCCGCCGTCATCGGCCTCGCTCTGGCGGGAGGGGTGCTGGTGGTGGGGTTCCTCTTCCTCCTCAAGGGGGCAGACCCCCTGCAGGTGATCGTCGAGGTGTTTTCCGGATCCTTCGGCAGTGTGTACGGCCTCAAGGAGACCCTCGCGAAGGCCATCCCCCTCGTGCTCATCGGTGTGGGGTTGTGCATCCCCTTCCAGGCGAAGTTCTGGAACATCGGCGCCGAGGGCCAACTCCTCGCCGGCGCCGTGGCCGCCACGTGGTACGCCCTCAACGTGGCCCATGCCCTTCCGCTGTGGGTGAACCTCCCCCTCATGATGCTCTCAGGGGCACTCGGAGGGGCCCTCTGGTCTTCGATCCCGGTGCTCCTCAAGGAGCGCTTCGGGGTCAACGAGGTGATCGCCACCCTCATGCTCAACTACATCGCGTTCGAGCTGGTCACCCTGCTCGTGGTGGGTCCGTGGAGGGGGGCGACCCAGCAGGGGTACCCCTACACGGACGATTTTCCCCTCTCGGCGCGCATCCCCCTCCTCCCGGGTACCCGCATTCACCTCTTCACCCTCGTAGTGGCCCTGGTGGCCGTGGGAGCGGCATGGATCATCCTCTACCGGACGAGGTTGGGCTACGAAGTGCGCGTGGTGGGAGAGAGCCGGGATGCCGCGCGCTACGCCGGGATCCATACCGGCCCGGTGCTCCTCTTCGCCATGGCCCTCTCCGGGGCCCTCGCGGGTCTCGCGGGTGTGGGTGAGGTGGCCGCGATCCACTACCACCTCTCGTATCCCGCGAATATCTCGGCCGGATACGGGTTCACCGGGATCATCGTCGCATGGCTCGCCCGGCGGAATCCGGTCCTCGTGCCGCTCACCGCCTTTTTCTTCGCCGGTATCGCGGTGGGAGGGGATGCGCTTCAGATCTCGGTGGGGCTTCCCGCCTCCACCGTCCAGGTCTTCAACGGCATCCTCCTCCTCTCGCTCGTTGCAGCGGAGTTCTTCCTCAACTATCGCATCGTGATCCGATCCGGGAGGATCTGA
- a CDS encoding ABC transporter ATP-binding protein yields the protein MPKVQSLELKAITKVFPQVVANSDVSFSVRAGEIVGLLGENGAGKTTLMNILYGLYQPTSGSILVDGREVRFRSPADAIRAGIGMVPQHSMLVENHTVLENLVLADPSLPFLFPHRAMRRKVEAILARYGFPLDLDAFVWELSAGQRQRVEIVKALIQGSDVLILDEPTSVLTPQETQELFSVLREFAAQGHAVILISHKLEEIFQVCGRVVVLRKGRVVGEASTASIDKRELARMMVGREVIFSVDRRPVEPGEVVLEVEDLVVRGDRGETAVEGVSFTIRRHQVLGVAGVSGNGQKELVEAITGLRRPVSGVIRLKGHGVTGATPRVLHALGVGHIPEERLRFGTVPNLLIYENAVLKHHHMRPFSDVVFLNVRSMEEHARRIVDDFGVEAPSIYARTGNLSGGNIQKLILGREMSRKPDLLVASHPTYGLDVGATEYIRRQILRQRDEGAAVLLVSEDLEEILELSDLIGVMYRGRMVFLAPAEEVDVEEIGYHMAGVEARV from the coding sequence ATGCCGAAGGTCCAATCCCTCGAGCTCAAGGCGATCACCAAGGTCTTCCCCCAGGTGGTGGCCAACAGTGATGTCTCGTTCTCCGTGAGGGCGGGCGAGATCGTGGGCCTCCTCGGAGAGAACGGGGCAGGGAAGACCACGCTCATGAACATCCTCTACGGCCTCTACCAACCCACCTCGGGTTCCATCCTCGTGGACGGCCGTGAAGTCCGCTTCCGCTCCCCTGCGGACGCGATACGGGCGGGCATCGGCATGGTGCCCCAGCACTCCATGCTGGTGGAGAACCACACCGTGCTCGAGAACCTCGTCCTGGCGGACCCATCCCTTCCGTTCTTGTTCCCCCACAGGGCGATGAGGCGGAAGGTGGAGGCGATCCTCGCACGGTATGGGTTCCCTCTCGATCTCGATGCCTTCGTGTGGGAGCTCTCGGCCGGGCAGCGACAGCGCGTGGAGATCGTGAAGGCCTTGATTCAGGGGTCCGACGTGCTCATACTGGACGAGCCCACCTCGGTCCTCACCCCCCAGGAGACGCAGGAGCTCTTCTCGGTGTTGCGGGAGTTCGCGGCCCAGGGACACGCGGTGATCCTCATCTCGCACAAGCTGGAGGAGATCTTCCAGGTGTGCGGCCGTGTGGTGGTCCTGCGGAAGGGCCGGGTGGTGGGCGAGGCCTCTACGGCCTCGATCGACAAGCGGGAGCTCGCCCGCATGATGGTGGGCCGGGAGGTGATCTTCTCGGTGGATCGGCGTCCCGTGGAACCGGGGGAGGTGGTGCTCGAGGTGGAGGACCTGGTGGTCCGGGGTGACAGGGGTGAGACCGCGGTGGAGGGGGTGAGCTTCACGATAAGGCGGCATCAGGTGTTGGGCGTCGCAGGCGTGTCGGGGAACGGGCAGAAGGAGCTCGTGGAGGCCATCACCGGCCTGAGGAGGCCTGTCTCGGGAGTGATACGGCTGAAGGGACACGGTGTCACCGGGGCGACCCCCCGGGTGCTCCATGCCCTGGGGGTGGGCCACATCCCCGAAGAGCGACTCCGGTTCGGGACCGTGCCCAACCTCCTCATCTATGAGAACGCGGTTCTCAAGCACCACCACATGAGACCGTTCTCAGATGTCGTCTTCCTCAACGTCCGTTCCATGGAGGAGCACGCCCGTAGGATCGTGGACGACTTCGGGGTGGAGGCCCCTTCGATCTATGCCCGCACCGGAAACCTCTCCGGGGGTAACATCCAGAAACTCATCCTGGGGAGGGAGATGAGTCGGAAGCCGGACCTCCTGGTGGCCTCGCACCCCACGTATGGGCTCGACGTGGGGGCCACGGAGTACATACGCAGGCAGATCCTCAGGCAGCGCGACGAGGGGGCGGCGGTCCTCCTCGTCTCCGAGGACCTCGAGGAAATCCTGGAGCTCTCTGACCTCATCGGCGTCATGTACCGTGGGAGGATGGTCTTCCTCGCCCCGGCAGAGGAGGTGGACGTGGAGGAGATCGGCTATCACATGGCAGGCGTGGAGGCCCGCGTATGA
- a CDS encoding branched-chain amino acid ABC transporter permease, which translates to MRKEYRDGLVLAGLSIVVVAAVTALVRSGLTTLYTAQVITLSGINVIVALGLNLITGFTGQLAIGHAGFMAVGAYTSALTMMLLGFPPVLGVISGGLLAAVVGMLIGFPTFRLRGDYLAIVTLAFGEVIRVIIINLPSLTGGAAGLKGVPPFAEGRMLKQIVAMDVVLVFMFLVIALMYTVVRSSYGRALIAIRDDEIAAHTMGIDVFGYKMFSFTLSAFIAGLGGGLYAPFFGYLTPQTFTFLKSVEILIIVVFGGMGSITGTVVAGFLLTSLQEFLRFLKDYRMVIYPLILIVMMLFRPQGLFGEREISISSLFRKAGGKRASEEGDPT; encoded by the coding sequence ATGAGAAAAGAATACAGAGACGGGCTCGTGCTCGCGGGACTCTCCATCGTCGTGGTTGCCGCAGTCACCGCCCTCGTGCGGTCGGGGCTCACCACACTCTACACGGCCCAGGTGATCACCCTCTCCGGGATCAACGTGATCGTGGCGCTCGGGCTCAACCTCATCACCGGGTTCACCGGGCAGCTGGCCATCGGCCATGCGGGATTCATGGCGGTAGGGGCCTACACGAGCGCCCTCACCATGATGCTCCTGGGATTCCCCCCTGTGCTCGGCGTGATCTCGGGAGGGCTCCTCGCCGCCGTGGTGGGGATGCTCATCGGGTTCCCCACGTTCCGGCTCAGGGGCGACTATCTCGCCATCGTGACCCTCGCCTTCGGTGAGGTGATCCGTGTGATCATCATCAACCTCCCTTCCCTCACGGGTGGGGCGGCGGGGCTCAAAGGGGTGCCGCCTTTCGCCGAGGGGAGGATGCTCAAGCAGATCGTGGCCATGGATGTGGTGCTCGTCTTCATGTTCCTCGTGATCGCACTCATGTACACCGTGGTGCGTTCTTCCTACGGCAGGGCCCTCATCGCGATACGTGACGACGAGATCGCTGCCCACACCATGGGTATCGATGTCTTCGGCTACAAGATGTTCTCGTTCACCCTCTCGGCCTTCATCGCAGGCTTGGGAGGAGGGTTGTATGCCCCCTTCTTCGGTTACCTCACCCCCCAGACGTTCACCTTCCTCAAATCCGTGGAGATACTCATCATCGTGGTCTTCGGCGGCATGGGGAGCATCACGGGCACCGTGGTGGCGGGCTTCCTTCTCACCTCCCTCCAGGAGTTCCTCAGATTCCTCAAGGACTACCGGATGGTCATCTATCCGCTCATCCTCATCGTGATGATGCTCTTCAGACCTCAAGGCCTCTTCGGGGAGAGGGAGATCTCCATCTCGTCTCTCTTCCGCAAGGCCGGCGGGAAGCGTGCATCCGAGGAAGGAGATCCGACATGA